The Fusobacterium pseudoperiodonticum DNA window ATTTAGCAGCATTTGTTGATCCACCCCATCTAACACCAGTATTTTGCATGTCAGCATAAGGAGATTTTAAATTCTTTTTGAAGATATCAAACATAGGCATTTGCCAGAAGTATTCATTCCAGTTGTTTGAAGCAGAAATGATTTCTTTTGCCATTTCATCGTTGTTAGTAAATACTCCTGTTACATCTTCACCAAGAGCTACCATAACAGCTCCAGTTAAAGTTGCAGCATCTATAATTTCATCAACTTTTTCTTTTCTAACAATATAAGTTAAAGCATCAGCTAGAGTTAATCTTCCTTCAGCATCAGTGTTAGTGATTTCTATAGTTTTTCCATTCATAGCAGTTAGGATATCTCCAGGTCTGTAAGCATTAGGTCCTATAGAGTTTTCACAAGCAGCTATAACACAAGTTACGTTCTTTTTAACTTTCATTTTAGCAACAGCACACATAACTCCCATCATAGTTCCTGCTCCACCCATGTCACATCTCATAGTAAGCATACTATCAGTAGGTTTTAAAGATAGACCTCCTGTATCATAAGTAAGTCCTTTTCCTACTAAACCATGAGTATATTTAGATTTTTCATCTCCTTTATATCTCATAACTATAAGATAAGGTCTGTGATGAGCTGCTCTTGCAACACCAAGATAAGCGTTCATTCCTAATTTTTGGATTTTCTTTTCATCCATGATTTCAGCTTGGAAACCAAATTGTTTACCAAGTTCAACAGCCTTGTCAGCAAGTGCTTTTGGAGTCATAACTTCTGCTTGTTCATTGATTAAATCTTTTACAATGTTAGAAATTTTTGCAAGTTCATATCCTTCTATTAATTTAGGAACTTTTTTATCTGTTAAATAAGAAACTTCTAAGAATTTATCTTTTTTCTTAGAGATATATTTATCAAATTTATAGTTGATATGTTCAACTACTTCAGCAACAATATCCATATTGTCTAATTCTTCATTAGCAAAGCTTAATAAAACTTTACCTGTTTCATTTTTTAAAGTATCAAAAAGATATTGTCTTATATTTTTACAATTTAATTTAGCTTTATCTCCTAAACCAACTATTACAAAATCTATAACCTTTTTATTATTTACTAATGTCATTGCTAATTTTTCAGATGCTTTTGCTGTGAATTCATTTTTTTCAATAACAGCTTTAGCAAGGTCTTTACTTTTTTTGTCTAGATAATCAGGTAGATTTATTTTACCTGTAGTACTTACAAGTACATACTTATCATAATCGTTTTCAACTTTTTTTACACAATTAAAACTCATTTTTCCTCCTAATAATTTTATTTTTAATATAATATATAAAAAATATACCATTAAATGCTCAAATTTTCAACTTTTTTTAATAGAAAAAGAGGAATTGTACCTAAAAACCCCTCAAATTCTAAATCTTATACATTGAATAAGAATTCCATTAAATCTCCATCATGGACAATGTATTCTTTTCCTTCAAGTCTTAGAACTCCATTTTCTTGAGAACCTTTCCAACCTGAATATTTTATAAAGTCATCATAAGAAACAACTTTTGCTCTTATAAATCCTTTTTCAAAGTCTGTGTGTATTTCTCCTGCTGCTTTAGGTGCTGTATCTCCTATTCTTATAGTCCAAGCTCTAACTTCCTTTACACCAGCTGTAAAGTATGTTTGTAGACCTAGAAGTTTAAATCCTGCTCTTATAAGTCTATTAAGTCCTGCTTCTTTAACTCCTAAAGTTTCTAAGAATTCTTTCTTGCTTTCATCGTCCATTTCTTGTAATTCAGCTTCAACTTTAGCTGAAACTATTACAACTTCTGAACCAATTTTTTCTGCATAATCTTTTACTAAATCTACATATTTATTTCCAGTTGCTAAATCATCTTCTGCAACATTGGCTGCAAATATCATAGGTTTTAAAGTAAGTAATTGATAGTTCTTTAAAACTTGTTTTTCTTCATCAGTTAAATCTAAAGTTTTTAAAAGTTTAAATTCTTCAAGATGTTTTTTAACTTTTGGAAGAACCGCCATAAGTTCTACTGATTCTTTAATTTTATTTCTTGCTAATTTTTCATGTTTTTCTATTGCTTTTTCAATAGTTTCTATATCGGCAAAAATTAACTCTGTATTTATTACTTCTATATCACTTATAGGGTCTACTTGACCACTTACATGGATTACATTTTCATCATCAAAACATCTTACAACTTGACAGATAGCAGATGTTGCTCTGATATTTGATAAAAACTTATTTCCTAAACCTTCCCCTTTTGAAGCTCCTTTTACAAGTCCTGCTATATCAACGAATTCAACAGTTGCAGGAACTATTCTTTCAGGGTTTATAATTTGTGCAAGTGCATTTAATCTTTCATCTGGAACAGTTACCATTCCAACATTTGGTTCTATTGTACAAAAAGGATAGTTTGCTGCCTCTGCTGCTCCTGCCTTAGTTATTGCATTAAATAATGTAGACTTTCCAACATTAGGTAGCCCTACGATTCCTATACCTATCATTTAAATTTTCCTCCAATATATTTTTAATTTCCTGCTTTTATAATTTCAAAGAATGAATCTGCCTTTAATGAAGCTCCTCCAACAAGTCCTCCATCAATATCTTCTTGGCTCAATAAATCTTTTGCATTTTCAGGTTTCATTGATCCACCATATTGAATTATCATTTTATCAGCAACTTCTTTTCCAAACATTTCAGCTAGTACATTTCTAACTTCTTTGTGAGTTTCTTGAGCCATTTCAGGAGTTGCAGTCTTACCTGTTCCTATAGCCCAAACTGGTTCATAAGCAACTATAACTTTTACAGCTTCTTCTTTAGATAAATTAGCAAGTCCACCTTTGATTTGAGTAGCTAGAACTTCAAGAGTTTTTCCTCCTTCTCTTTCTTCTAACTTTTCACCAATACAAAGTATAGGTTTCATACCTATTTCTAAAACTGCTTTAACTTTTTGATTTATGAATTCATCACTTTCTTTAAAGTATTCTCTTCTTTCAGAGTGACCTAAGATAACGTATTCAACTCCAATATCTTTAAGCATTTTAGGAGAAATTTCTCCAGTGTATGCTCCTTCTATTTTTGGATATACATTTTCAGCAGCAATTTTAACATTGCTTCCTTCAACAGCTTTAACTGCATCTGAAAGACAAGTAAAAGGTGCTCCTATAACTATATCTACATTGTTTACGTCCTTTGTTAAATTTTTTAATTCTGTCAATGTTGCAACAGCCTCACTATTGTTTTTATACATTTTCCAGTTTCCTGCTATAACTAATCTTCTCATAAAAACCTCCCTATTTAAAATAAATTCTTCTTTTGTGCCTCATCATTCAATATACAATTTTGATAATAATCTATATTGGCAATGAATGTTTCAAGTATATCAGAAACACAGTAATTTAAAGTACTTACATAAGCAATATAGTCTTTCTTTTCTTTAAACTCAGATAAAATAGCTAATTCTCCTTTAAAAGTTTCAAAAGTTTCTTCTAATTCAGGAAAAGTAAAGCTATAATTAGTAATTAAAAAATATAATAAATCTGAGAACCAATTTAGAAAAACATCAGTTTCTTCAATTTCAATTGCAGAAATTTCTTCTTTTTCTATAATATTTTCTTGAAAACCACTATTTATATCAAAAAATATTTCAATATATTCTCTTGAAAGGTTTAGGGATTCAAGAGATAAATCAACATATGATTTTGTAGTAACTTCCATCACATTTTTCATATCCATATCTATGAAAGGGAACTCTTCTATTGAACTTCCATTAATATAGATATTTTCTATAACTTTATTATTTTTTTCAAGTTTTTTACTGATAGCTTTTAAGATCTTTTCTAAATCTTTAGTCCGTCTGCCAAAATTAGTTTTTTGATTATCTATATATACTTCCATTTCCCCCTCCTTTGCAAGTTAATTGTTGATGAAGTGTCTTGCCATAGCTATTGAAAATACTTTTATATTGATGTTTTCATTAGTTTTCTCTAACTCTTCACATATGGAACGAATAGTCGCTCCACTTGTTACTACGTCATCAACTATTAAAACATTTTTATTAGTTAAATTCAACTTATTTTTAAAAACATTTTTAACATTTTTTGCTCTTTTTTTAACATCTTTTAAATTATACATATGTTTTGTGTCTTTAATTCTTTGAATTTTTTTGTAATTGACAGATAAAAGTTCCAAAAGATATTCTATTTGATTAAAGCCTCTTTCGAGCATTCTTTCATCACTTATTGGAACAGGTATTACAACATCAATTTTTTCTCTTTCAAGTAACTGAAAAAAAGGTTTTTGAATAAGATAGGCTAAATCCTTTGCTAAATCTTTTCTATTTCTCAATTTGTAGTCAGCTATAATCTGTCTCACAGCTTTTTCATAGATAAAAACATAGAAAAAATTTTCCTTATTTTTTAAGTAGGCTTCTCTTTTCAAATTTTCTAAGCATTTAGAGCAGATAAAGCCTTCTCTATCTAAAGTATTATGACAAGAGGTACAGCTATTATCAAAGAGTAAGAATCTTAAACTCTTTTTAATAGCTTCCTTCAGGTTCAGCATTGTCCTTACATTTTTTCTCAGTTTCATCATCTACAATTTTTGCAGAGTAGAACTCAGTATAGCCACAATTTAGACAAGTTTTAGCATAGTAAGTATTAAGCTCTATTTTTATAAAATTCTTCTTTTTTTCAGGTAAGATAATGCTTTTTTCTTCACAATGTCTACATCTACATTTAGGACAACTAAAAGCCAATTTCATCACCCCATACAATGTTTTTTATCCAGTCAAGTTCGTCTTCTAAGTAACTCATACAGTCAAATCTCATTTTGTATTTTTCATATTTTTTAGACTGCATATAGTGTTGTGCTAGTTTAACAATTTTAAATAATTTTTTTCTATCCACTGCTTCATAGCCATAGCCAAACTTATTTGTTTTTCTATATTTCACTTCAATAAATACAATTTCATCATCTTTTTGTGCAATTATATCTATTTCACCATATTTATTTTGATAATTTCTTTCAAGTATCTTGTAAGTATTTTTAATTAAGATTTCCACACTTTTATCTTCGTATTTATTTCCTATTTCTCTTGTATTCAAAATTATCACTAACCTTTATTTTAAAGTATTCTTAATTGTACTTCCTTAGGTTCATCTTTAGTTTCATCTAAAATTTTTCTTAAAAAGACTTTTCTATGAACATTCTTCAAAACACCCTTAGTCTTAATTGCTTCCACATGTTTTTTAGTTCCATAGCCCTTATTTTTTTCAAAATCATAATCAGGATATTTAAGTCCTAAGTCCTTCATAATTCTATCTCTAGTAACTTTTGCAATTATAGAGGCAGCTGCAATACTAAGACTTTTTGCATCTCCCTTGACTACAGGTAATTGTTTTCCTTCATAGCCTTTGATTTTTAAATTTCCATCAACTAGAACAATGTAATCTTTTTTAGCTTCATGAAATTTTTCTAAATCTTTTAATGCCCTTCTCATTGCTAAAAAGTCGGCATTGAGAATGTTTAATTTATCAATTTCTTCCACACTTGCAATTCCCACTGCAACATTGAAGTTATTTAATATTATATCATATAATTTCTCTCTTTTTTTCTCTGTTAACTTTTTAGAATCATTAATTTCATCTAGTTCTTCACTATATTGTTTTAATATCACAGCTGCTGCAACAACAGGACCTGCAAGTGGACCTCTTCCTGCTTCATCTACACCTATGACATTTTTATATTCTAAATCGTATAGATACAATGGATTATCCATAAATTCCTCCAAAATACTTCGTCACTAGCTAAATGGAAAGTAAAAAACAGTTCATTGCTAGCTAAATTTCACTTGTTTTTTACTTTTTCTAACTATGTGACTCGTTTATTTTTTATTTTATTAAATAATGTATTTATTAATGTCGAATTTTAAGTTTTTTGCAACCTCTATAAAGTCGTCAAATAATTTTCCTGTAAATGTATATTCTTTGTTATCTAAAGGATTTAAAAATTCTAATTTAAAAGCATGTAGCATTTGTCTTTTTACATTTTTATCTTCACTTCCATAGATAACATCACCTAAAATAGGGTGGTTTATGCTCTTCATATGTACTCTTATTTGATGAGTTCTTCCTGTTTCTATAAGAACTTCCACCAAAGAATAATCTTTAACTTGTTCCACAACCCTATAATTAGATATAGCAAGTTTGCCATTTTCTTTAACTACAGCCATTTTCTTTCTATCTTTAGTATCTCTACCAATTAAATTTTCTATTCTACCTTCTAAGTTTTCATCTGAAAAGTTACCTTTAACTATACAAAGATAAGTCTTATGAATAGTTTTATCTGTAAACATAGAAGCAAGTTTTGCATGAGCATAATTATTTTTTGCAACCAATATTAATCCACTTGTGTCTTTATCTAGTCTGTGAATAATACCAGGTCTTATATTTCCATTTACAGAAGAAAGATTATTCGTATAGTATAGAAGTGCATTTACTAAAGTACCATTATAGTTTCCATAGGCAGGGTGAACTACCATATTATATTTTTTATTTACTAAAATAAAATCATCATTTTCGAAAACTATATCCAAAGGAATATTTTCAGCTTCAATATCTATATTTTCTTCTTCAGGAATAGAAATTTCAATTTTTTCACCTGACTTTAATTTTCTACCATTCTTATTTATAACTTTTGAATTTATTTTTACATAGGAATTATCTATAAGTTTTTCTAAATAAGAACGGGTTGCTTCTTCAATCTGTTCAGCTAAATATTTATCTAATCTCATTCCTTCATATTCAGGACTAACTTCAAATTCAAATTTTTCTTTTATATTTTCCATAATATTTTCCTAACATAATTATATATTTTCTTTTATTTTAGCATAAATAGATAAATATATAAATAAGTAAAAAAGAATAATGTGATTATGTCACTGAAAATATAAAAAAGCTATTTTATAATGTATACATAAATGATAATATATAAAATTAAATTTATAGGAGGATAAAAAAATGGCATTAGTAAAAGGAACAAAAGAAAATTTTGAAGCAGAAGTATTAAAAGCAGAAGAAACAGTAGTAGTAGATTTTGGTGCAAACTGGTGTGGACCTTGTAAAAGTTTAGTACCTATATTAGATGAAGTTGTGGAAGAAGATCCAAACAAAAAAATAGTTAAAGTAGATATAGATGAAGAAGAAGAATTAGCAGCTCAATACAAAATTATGAGCGTACCTACTTTACTAGTATTTAGAAATGGAGAAATCATTGATAAATCAGTAGGATTAATCCAAAAACATGAAGTAAAAGCTTTATTCTCAAAATAATAGAATAATCAGAAAGCCAAATGTGAGCCTAAAACTTACATTTGGCTTTTTTTTATTCTAAATAAAAATTTGTAAACTTATATAAAAAATAGTAAAATTCTTTTAAGAAATTATAAAAACTAAAGAAAAAGTTGAGGAAGAATTTTCAATTCTTCTAATTAAGTTTTATAAAAATATGTAAACTATGAACAAGTAAAATTGTTAATATAAGAATTAAATGAATTAAAAAATAGATTAAAAGGAATTGATGATAATTCAGAGTTGGGAAAATATAATATAAAGGGAGTTATTTATGATTAAAAATTACAATTTCAAAGTTTTACTTATGCTAGTTATATTTTTGATTTATTTTTTCTCTACTATCTTAGCTAATTATTTTCAACATTATGAATATATTTTTTCTGATATAAATAATATTAAGAAATATCAACTGTTTAGCAGTAGAGTAAGTTTTTATGCTTATATTGATTTAGAAGACGATATGTATACAGAAGGAGAACCCTATGATTTTAGAATAAAAGAAGTATATGAAGATAAAAATTATTTTATAGGTTATGATTTTGATAAAAATTATGAAACTAACGAAATAGAAAAAGGATATTATATAGTTGTTGATAAAAATAAAGCTACTATGAAAATATATAATGAAAAGGATTTTAAAGAAAAATATACGAATATTAATTATAAAGAATTTATAAATATATATACTTTTTTAAAAAGAAAGGGAACTAAAATAGGAAAATACAGATAAGTAGTATGAAAGAGGTATCGATGGAACTTAAAATAACTAAAATAACCATAATTTCTATAATAATAATTTTAATTTTAAATTTTTTGATTATTTTTACAGGTCTAAGATATATAGAATATGCATATATTGGTATTTTTTTACTTTATAATCTATATTTTATAGGAATTGCAGGAGAAAAATATCATAAAAATAGTTATAATAAACTAAAAGAAATCATAAAAACTAAAATAAACTTTTTTGTAGTAATTAATATTTTAATATTTTTCTATATTTTTAAAGAGCCATATTTCTTTTTATCAAAATATAAAATTTTAATTTTATTTGTCAGTGTACTTATTGGGTATTCGTCTTTAGTGTTTATACAAAGAATAAAAATAAGATTTAAATTGGCTTTTTTTAAAGAGATAATAAAGATATTTTTTATTTCAGGGATAATTTATTATTTCCCAATAGCATGTATTCATGTTTTTTGGTTGTTTGACAAATAGTATTGAAAAAAATATGGATAATACTTACAATTTTATTGAAGGTTTGAATATAGTTTTTGTCTTGATAAAGTTGATATTGAATGTTAGGATATTATAATATATTTAATTTTATATTAGAAGTAATAGCTAGTTTAAAATTTAAGCTAGCTATTTTCTTACTTTTACAAGTGGGAGTAGTTCACTATTCAAAAGATTTTGGTAAAGTAATAGAAACTTATCCTATTAAATAGCAAATGAAAGGAGCTATATAATTATGATATGCGAAGAATTAAAAAGTAGAAAAAATTTTATAGAAGAAGATTTTATAGAACTTAGGGACTCAGTAGAAGGGCTAATAAGTGTAATTGAAAAATATAAAGATATGGAAAAAGATTCAGATGAATATATAACGGAATTAAAAGAGTTTTTAGAAGAAGTTAATTTAACATTAGAAGAAAAAAAAATAACAGATAATGAATTAAAAAACTTAAATTTTTTAAGAAAAAGTTACTTTAATTCGCGTATTGATAATAGTATATATTCATATTATGTTTATGATAAAAATAATTTAGAAAAAACACATAAAGCTAATGATGAAATAGAAATTGCAAAAAAAAGATTTGGAAAAATTCTTTATAAGATTACAGAAAAAGTTATGTATCATATGATTTAGTGTAAAATAACTAATTTTAGAAAAATAAAAAGAATTAGTTATTTTTGTTGATAAAAAATAAAATAGTTGAATATAATAAGAGGTGAAAAAGAAAATGAATTTTTTAAAATTAAAAGATGCAGCAAATAAATTATTAGAATTTATGGAAAAATATGATTTAAATAATTATAATGAAAGATTAGTAAGAAAATTTCTAAAAGAGTTGATATATGTGATAGATATAGATGAAATAAATGATGTTAAAAAATATCAAGAAGTTAAGGAAATAATAGTTGGATTATATCCACCAAGAGGAGGCTTGAGAGAAATGTATGTAGCTGATGAAGATAGAGAGAAAATGAATAAAATAAATGATGAATTCGAAGAATTAAAGAAAAAAATCACTTTATTAGATTAACCAATAGAATTATTTTAAGAATTAGATTTAAATCAGAAAAAGCTATGTAGATTGAAAAATATTTATATAGCTTTTTCTAAAATAGAGTACAAGTTTCTATAATGTAATAGGTTCAAGAGTTGAAGAGCTAGGTAGACAGTTTAAAGCTGGAACAATTAATGAAGAAGTCTTAAAAGAAGCAGTAATAGATATAGTAAAGGGCTATGGAAAAGATATAGGAATAGATTTTGATGTGGTATACTTAGATGAAAAAACTATGCCAAAAGATTCAGAAGGAAGTACAGGTTCATCCTATATAGTAGATAGAAAAAAGAAGATGGGCAAAGTAATTTTTGTAGAAAAAAGGAGAAAATAAGTGAAATATGAATATCAAGGGATTAAATTAGGAGATTCAATAGAGAAGATAATAAATTTATTAAATAATGAAAATACTAGTTTTGATGATTTTTATAGTTATTTAATATATGAACCAGGAAGTGCAATAGAGGATATAACATCCAAAATACATGTTTATTTATATACAGGAACAGTAGTAAGGATTCAAATTTTTGATGAGGAGTATTGTTTGGCAGAAGATTTAAGAATAGGAACTCCAATTAGTAAAGAAATGATAGAAAAATATGGATTATATGAAGATGATATTGCTGAAGATGAAGGATATTATGAATCAACAAAATATAAAGAGTTAATAATAGATATTGATTGGGGGACAGGTAGATTAGAAAGATATAATGACATGATTGAAAGAATTATTGGATATGAATTTGATGGACAATATAAAATAAATTTAAATATTAGAAAAGATGAAGTTGATAATTATTTAGAATGTAAAAATTTAAAAGATATATTTCATTCTTTAAGATTTAAAGAAGATTCTTTAGAGGTAGATATAGATAAAAGAGAAATCTATGGGCAAATAGATAACTATAAATTTACTTTTGATTTGGTAACAAGAAATATAAAAAGTATCCAAAATTTAGAAACAAGAGAGTTTGTAAAAACTTATAATTGAAAAAATATTATATTCTAAAAAAACACTGTTTATTCCATAGAAGTATATCAGTCCATATAGAAAAGGAAATAACGAAGAAAATAAGTTATTATTAATTCATAACAAGGCAGCCAAGTTAGAAAATAAAAAAATAAAAATTATGGTGGTAAAAGTTATGAATGCAACTGAAAAAAAGGAACTAATGGGAAAATATGCTAAAAAATTGGAAAATGCTATAAAAAGGGAAGCAACAGTAATGAAAGAAATAGAAAATGATAAGGCACTGATAAAATACCTTGAAGGACAAAAAACTTCAGGAGCGGCCTTTGATAACACAGTCTATGAAAGTTACGATGCTTGGATAGAAACAATAAGAAAACAAATAAAGAAATCTGAAAGCACCCTAACAAATATAGAGTTTAAAAAGGTTGAACTAGAAGCAATACAAAAATATATAGCATAATAAAAATTAAATATCAGCTGATAGAAAGAAAATGGAGTTTAATGACTCCATTTTTTATTATATAAAAATAATTGATAAAAAACAAAAAATACAATACAATTAAAAAAAGGAACTAATAAAAAAACTTCATAAGATTACTAAGAAAGTTATGTATCATATGATTAAAAAAATATTAAAATAAAAGGAAGATTAAAAATGACAATAAAAGAAAGAGAAATGATATTAAATTTAACTTATCAGGAGTTGAAAGAAAAATTTAAGAACGAACCACAAAAAGTGATAAAATTTTTACAAGACGAACAAAAAAAAGATGTTGGCAATGATACAGGATATATCATTGAGATATTAATAACTTTAATTATGATTATAATCAGAGATTACTATTTAGAAGATGATTCTTTTAATGAATTTTTAATTGAATTGGCATGTGATAAAAGGCATCGTCAACATGAAGATTTAGCTTTTTTACTTGAAAAGAAACACTCTCCTAAATTAATAAATTGTGTGTATGATTTAGCA harbors:
- a CDS encoding leucyl aminopeptidase, with product MSFNCVKKVENDYDKYVLVSTTGKINLPDYLDKKSKDLAKAVIEKNEFTAKASEKLAMTLVNNKKVIDFVIVGLGDKAKLNCKNIRQYLFDTLKNETGKVLLSFANEELDNMDIVAEVVEHINYKFDKYISKKKDKFLEVSYLTDKKVPKLIEGYELAKISNIVKDLINEQAEVMTPKALADKAVELGKQFGFQAEIMDEKKIQKLGMNAYLGVARAAHHRPYLIVMRYKGDEKSKYTHGLVGKGLTYDTGGLSLKPTDSMLTMRCDMGGAGTMMGVMCAVAKMKVKKNVTCVIAACENSIGPNAYRPGDILTAMNGKTIEITNTDAEGRLTLADALTYIVRKEKVDEIIDAATLTGAVMVALGEDVTGVFTNNDEMAKEIISASNNWNEYFWQMPMFDIFKKNLKSPYADMQNTGVRWGGSTNAAKFLEEFIDDTKWTHLDIAGTAWASGANPYYSQKGATGQVFRTVFSYLKNSKN
- the ychF gene encoding redox-regulated ATPase YchF gives rise to the protein MIGIGIVGLPNVGKSTLFNAITKAGAAEAANYPFCTIEPNVGMVTVPDERLNALAQIINPERIVPATVEFVDIAGLVKGASKGEGLGNKFLSNIRATSAICQVVRCFDDENVIHVSGQVDPISDIEVINTELIFADIETIEKAIEKHEKLARNKIKESVELMAVLPKVKKHLEEFKLLKTLDLTDEEKQVLKNYQLLTLKPMIFAANVAEDDLATGNKYVDLVKDYAEKIGSEVVIVSAKVEAELQEMDDESKKEFLETLGVKEAGLNRLIRAGFKLLGLQTYFTAGVKEVRAWTIRIGDTAPKAAGEIHTDFEKGFIRAKVVSYDDFIKYSGWKGSQENGVLRLEGKEYIVHDGDLMEFLFNV
- the tpiA gene encoding triose-phosphate isomerase, coding for MRRLVIAGNWKMYKNNSEAVATLTELKNLTKDVNNVDIVIGAPFTCLSDAVKAVEGSNVKIAAENVYPKIEGAYTGEISPKMLKDIGVEYVILGHSERREYFKESDEFINQKVKAVLEIGMKPILCIGEKLEEREGGKTLEVLATQIKGGLANLSKEEAVKVIVAYEPVWAIGTGKTATPEMAQETHKEVRNVLAEMFGKEVADKMIIQYGGSMKPENAKDLLSQEDIDGGLVGGASLKADSFFEIIKAGN
- a CDS encoding chemotaxis protein encodes the protein MEVYIDNQKTNFGRRTKDLEKILKAISKKLEKNNKVIENIYINGSSIEEFPFIDMDMKNVMEVTTKSYVDLSLESLNLSREYIEIFFDINSGFQENIIEKEEISAIEIEETDVFLNWFSDLLYFLITNYSFTFPELEETFETFKGELAILSEFKEKKDYIAYVSTLNYCVSDILETFIANIDYYQNCILNDEAQKKNLF
- a CDS encoding ComF family protein: MLNLKEAIKKSLRFLLFDNSCTSCHNTLDREGFICSKCLENLKREAYLKNKENFFYVFIYEKAVRQIIADYKLRNRKDLAKDLAYLIQKPFFQLLEREKIDVVIPVPISDERMLERGFNQIEYLLELLSVNYKKIQRIKDTKHMYNLKDVKKRAKNVKNVFKNKLNLTNKNVLIVDDVVTSGATIRSICEELEKTNENINIKVFSIAMARHFINN
- a CDS encoding zinc ribbon domain-containing protein, producing the protein MKLAFSCPKCRCRHCEEKSIILPEKKKNFIKIELNTYYAKTCLNCGYTEFYSAKIVDDETEKKCKDNAEPEGSY
- a CDS encoding YraN family protein — its product is MNTREIGNKYEDKSVEILIKNTYKILERNYQNKYGEIDIIAQKDDEIVFIEVKYRKTNKFGYGYEAVDRKKLFKIVKLAQHYMQSKKYEKYKMRFDCMSYLEDELDWIKNIVWGDEIGF
- a CDS encoding ribonuclease HII, giving the protein MDNPLYLYDLEYKNVIGVDEAGRGPLAGPVVAAAVILKQYSEELDEINDSKKLTEKKREKLYDIILNNFNVAVGIASVEEIDKLNILNADFLAMRRALKDLEKFHEAKKDYIVLVDGNLKIKGYEGKQLPVVKGDAKSLSIAAASIIAKVTRDRIMKDLGLKYPDYDFEKNKGYGTKKHVEAIKTKGVLKNVHRKVFLRKILDETKDEPKEVQLRIL
- a CDS encoding RluA family pseudouridine synthase, producing MENIKEKFEFEVSPEYEGMRLDKYLAEQIEEATRSYLEKLIDNSYVKINSKVINKNGRKLKSGEKIEISIPEEENIDIEAENIPLDIVFENDDFILVNKKYNMVVHPAYGNYNGTLVNALLYYTNNLSSVNGNIRPGIIHRLDKDTSGLILVAKNNYAHAKLASMFTDKTIHKTYLCIVKGNFSDENLEGRIENLIGRDTKDRKKMAVVKENGKLAISNYRVVEQVKDYSLVEVLIETGRTHQIRVHMKSINHPILGDVIYGSEDKNVKRQMLHAFKLEFLNPLDNKEYTFTGKLFDDFIEVAKNLKFDINKYII
- the trxA gene encoding thioredoxin, translating into MALVKGTKENFEAEVLKAEETVVVDFGANWCGPCKSLVPILDEVVEEDPNKKIVKVDIDEEEELAAQYKIMSVPTLLVFRNGEIIDKSVGLIQKHEVKALFSK
- a CDS encoding HEAT repeat domain-containing protein translates to MTIKEREMILNLTYQELKEKFKNEPQKVIKFLQDEQKKDVGNDTGYIIEILITLIMIIIRDYYLEDDSFNEFLIELACDKRHRQHEDLAFLLEKKHSPKLINCVYDLAVMELDYKKEDEFFNIARKCTYALGYTNTPKAKEKLELLAKNENELIREYAIKQLNRHDFTDKDVEEQD